TAAATATTTAATGTTGTTTGGATTAATTTGATTCAAAATTCTAGTTAAATTACTAATTTCATTTTCTAAATAACTAATATATAAACTATTTTTATTAAAAAACTGTTTTGAACCAAATTCTATTTCTAATTCTTCTAAATGATCAGAAAATTTATTTTTATTAATTTCAATTAATCAATAATAATGATCATCTTCATAAATAAATGATTCATATTTAATTAAATAATTATGACTAACAGCTCATAGTCTTAAATTTTTAACACTAGTATTTGAACAAATTATATAATTACTAATTTTTTGATGATCATTTTTTAAAATTTCTAAAATAGTTTGACTACCTAACCCACAAATTGTTACATAATCAATATTTAGAATTTCTTTATTTTTAACAAACTCTAAACCATTAGATAAAATGGTAAAAATTTGGTCTGTTAAACCAAATTTTTCAACGTTTTTTAAAGCTATTTTTAAAGGTTTTTGATTAATATCACAAGCATAAGCAATTTTAGTTTTATTGTTTTGAACTAAATATATTGGTAAATAAGCATGATCAGTACCAATATCAGCTATTGTTGTTGAGTTATTAATTAGTTTTGCAACTTGGTGTAATCTAAAAGATAACATTAATATCCTTTATAAAATTCTTTTAATGTTTTTCCAGATTTATTATTTGGTGATGGTTGTTTTAATTTTCTAATAGTTTTTGCTTCAATTTGTCTGATTCTTTCTCTAGTAACATTTAATTCTTTTCCAACTTCTTCTAAAGTTCTAGCTGAATCATATTTTGCTAAATTATTATTAATGATTTGATTATTAAATTTTCTAACTTTTTCAATTGGTGTATCTAAATGAATATCTAATTCTTCAATTGCTTGTTTTAATTCTTTAGCATTTGAATCATTACATTCTTGAGCAAGTCTTAATAAAGTTCTTAGTCTTGTTGGAACAATTCCATATCTCATTCTAATCACTTTTTCTTCTCTTGGTGGCATATCTTCAAAAACTTTATCCATTACTTCTTTTAAAATTTCTTTTTCAGTATATTCATTTGGAGAAACCATGTCTTTATCTTCAACAAAATCTCCAAAATGAGTATCATCTTCATCACCAAAAGGTTTTTCTAAACTTACTGGTTCAATTGAAAGTTTTTTAATTTCAATAACTTTATCACCAGTAATTCCTTCACCAACTCTATTAGCAATTTCATCAGCATTAGGTTCTCTTCCTAATTCTTGAGTTAATTGACGTTCAACTCTTGCTAATTTATTAATTGTTTCAACCATGTGAACTGGAATTCTAATAGTTCTTGCTTGATCAGCAATAGCTCTTGTTATTGCTTGACGAATTCATCAAGTAGCATAAGTTGAAAATTTAAATCCTTTTTCATATTCAAATTTATCAACAGCTTTCATTAAACCAATGTTTCCTTCTTCAATTAAATCTGCAAAATCTAATCCACGGTTTAAATGTTTTCTAGCAACAGAAATAACTAGTTTTAAGTTAGATTCAATTAATTTGTTTCTACCTTCTTGTACATCTTCAGGATCATCACTAACTGCCATTTTAGCATATATTATTTCTTGTTCTTTTGTTAAAATTGGTGCTTGACCTATTTTATAAAAATAAGTTTTAATAATGTCTTGGATTTTAGTTTCATTACTAATACCACCAACGCGATATTTCATATGATTTGATGACTTAGCTGATTTTCTACCTTTTATAGCTGCACTTTTTGCTTCTTTAAATTCATCTAAATCATCATTAACATTTTCATCATAATCATCTAAATTATTTGAAGTACTATCTAAATCAAAATCTAAATCATCAAGATCTTCTAAATTTTCTAATTCTTCTAGTTCTTCTAAATTAACATCTTCAATTTCTTCTTCTACTTCTTCTAGTTCTTCTTGTTCAATATCATCATCTATTAAATCTGAAAAAACTATTCCTTTTTGTTGTAAAACATCTAATATTTTTTCTGATTCATTATCTGATGCATTTGGAAAAATGTTTGCAAAAACTTCTAATACATCTTCAGATGAAATTTCATTATTATTTTTACTAGCAAATGAAACTGTATAATCTAAAAAATCATTAAATGAAGCAATCTTTTTTAATTCTGATTTGTTATTAAATTTAGCCATAATTACCTCTTTTTCTTTTTGTTTTTCAGAGTATCAATTCCATTTCAAATTTGAAATCTCTCTGTTTTATTTTTGCTTTCAACAAGCAGTTTTTTTAAATTTGAAATTTCTGTATCATTGTGATATGAATCTAGTTTACTAAAAGCATCATCAATTTCAGATTCTCGAATTTTTATACTTGTAAGTAAAGAATTATTAATAATTTCTTCTTGTTTTTTATCAAAGCCTGTAAGATTATACTCTTTAAGTAAGTCAAATGCTTTATTAATATCATTTCCTTGATAAATTTTTTTATTATAAAGATTAATTAAGTTAATTGTTGCGTGTTTTATATCTGGATGAATCATTTTATCAACATTAGCAGCTATTTTATCTAAAAATTGATCACTAATTAAAAGTGAGATAAAAATTCTTCTTTCAGCATTAATATATTCTTTTTTTATAAAATCATTTGGTTTTGATTTAGATTGTTGTTTATTAACTTTATTAGTTTGAGTATTTGTTTTAAATACTTGTGTTGTTGAATTTTTATTAAAACTATTATTTGGTTTTGATTGTTTTTTTAATTCTATTAAGTTATTTTTAATAGTTTGTTCTGAAATTTTAGTTAGTTCAACAAGTTTATTAATAGTAGTTTCAACTAAGATTTCATTATTAAGATCAAAAATAAAATTTAAAACTTTTTTAATGAAATTTTCAATTTGGTTAGGGTCATTAATATCAACTTTATTTCATAATTTGTCTATTAAATAATTAACAGGGTGAATTGGTTGATTAATAATTTGTTTTAAATATTTTACATTATTATTTACTAATTCATCAGGATCATTATTAGTTTGATTATCAATTACTAAAACATTAATTTTTTCTTTTAATAATTGGTGACTAATTTTAATATTTGCTTGAACTCCAGGATCATCACCATCTAAAAATAATAACACATCTAAATTGTGTCTTTTAAAAAGATTTAAATGATAATTAGACAAGCTAGTTCCCATTAAAGCAATTGTGTTATTAATATCAATTTTACTTAAACTAATAACATCCATAAATCCTTCTAAAACAATAATTTTTTTTAAAGATTTACTAATTTTTAAAGCACTAGCTATATTATAAGCTAAATGTGATTTTTTAAAAATTTTATTTTCTTTAGTATTTAAGTATTTTGGTTCATTATCTTTTGTAAAACTTCTACCACTAAACCCAATAACTTGATTATTTTCATCTTTTATAGGAAAAATAATTCTATTTATAAAATAATCTTTTGTATAACTATTTGTAATAATTCCTAAATTGGCTTTTTCAATATCTAAACTATTGTAATTTTTATTTAAAAGTTTTTGTACTAAGTTTGTTTTATCACTAGCAAACCCAATTTCAAATTTTTTAATTTGTTCAATACTAATATTTCTTGATTTTAAATATTCTAAAGCCTGAATTCCTAAATTTGAAAATAGTTTAGTTTTAAAAATATTATTAGCTTCTGAGTTTAGTTTAAAAATTGTTTCTGCTTCTAAATCTTTTATTGGCTGATTATAATTTTTGAACTCATCTAATGAAATATTTGCTTTATCACAAACAGTTTTTAAAGCAGTTAAAAAATCAACATGTTCAAAGTCTTTAACAAAATTAATTACATTCCCAGATGCTTTACAACTAAAACATGTATAAATTCTTTTTTCTGGTGAAATTGTTAAAGAAGGATTTGAATCATTATGAAAAGGACAAACAGCTAAATAGTTTCTTCCCTTTTTAATTAAATGCAAATAAGAAGAAATTACATCAACAATACTAACTTGTGAAATAATTTCATTAATTTTCTCATTTGAGATATATACCATGCAGTCACCTCATTAATCTTTTAAATATATTTGATTAATTAAATTGTGAGTTTAAAAAGTCTTTTAATTGAGAAATCAAAATTCTTTCTTGCTTCATTGTATCTCTGTATCTAATAGTTACTTTTTGATCTTCTAAAGTTTGAAAATCATAAGTTATAACAAAAGGAGTACCAATTGCATCTTGTCTTCTATAACGTTTTCCAATATTTCCTGTTTCATCATAAACAGCATCAAAATCATTTAGTAAGTCTAAAAATAATTGATTAGCATTTTGGTTTAATTGTTTTGATAAAGGGGTTATTGCTACTTGGTATGGTGCTAAATTATAAGGTAGTTTTAAAACTGTTCTTGAATTATTTTCTTCTAATTGTTCTTCAGTGTATGCTTGTCAAAAAATTGCTAACATCAATCTTTCAACTCCAACACTTGGTTCAATAACATTAGCTAAAACTTTTTGATTAGTTTCTTCTTTTAAAACAGTTAGATCTTCTTTACTTAAATTTTGATGAACTTTTAAATCAAAATCAGAACGGTGACTAATTCCTCACAATTCTCCTCAACCAAAAGGAAAATTAAATTCAATATCACTAGTTTTTAAAGCATAGTGAGCTAATTCATCTTTTAAATTTTCTCTAATTTTGTAATTAGATTTATCAAGACAAATTTTTTTAGTTAAAAATAACTCTATTTGGTCTAATCAATATTTAAATCAATCTTTTTGATCGTTTGGATCAAAAAAGAATTCTAATTCCATTTGTTCAAATTCTCTAGTTCTAAAAATAAAGTTACCTGGTGTAATTTCATTTCTAAAAGATTTTCCAATTTGTCCAATTCCAAATGGAAGTTTTTTTCTCATACTTCTTTGAACGTTTTTAAAATTTATAAAAATTCCTTGAGCTGTTTCAGGTCTTAAGTATACAATTGATGAATCATCTTCTAAAACACCTTGATTAGTTTTAAACATTAAAGCAAATTTTCTTATTTGAGTAAAATCTTTTTTTTGGCATTTTTTACATAAAATATTATTTTGTTTTATATAGTCTTCTAATTGAGCACTTGTCATAATTCCAGTATTAATTGATGAATCAAATTCTTCAATTAATTTATCAGCTCTTCATCTGCTCTTACAATTTTTACAATCAATTAATGGATCATTAAATCCGTCAATATGACCAGAAGCTTTTCAAACTTTAGAATTTAAAATAATTGAGCTATCTAATCCCACATTTAAAGGATTTTTTTTAACAAAAAAATCTCATCAAACTTTTTTTAACTTGTTTTTAACTTCACATCCTAAAGGACCATAATCTCAACTATTTGCTAAACCTCCATAAATTTCTGATCCTTGAAAAACAAACCCCTGATTTTTCAAGTGACTAATCATTTTTTCTATTGATTTAGACATATTTTTCTCCTAAAAGTAAGTAACTAATAAATTATAACATTTTTATAAATGTTATGTTTAAAACTAATTAAATCGAATTAGTGTAGATAATAAGTACATACTTGTTGTATATGTTCCTACAATATCTTGGTAATAATTTAAGATAAATCTAGTTAAAATGTTTAAATTGTTAGTTGAAATTTCTTGACTTAAGTTAGTTATAAAATCATTTTTAAAAATTGAATTTATAAAATTTGATAATTGATTATCTATTAATATACAGTCATCAAAATAACAAAATTTACAACTTGAACAATAATTAGTAAAACTAATTGCTATAATCGGATTTATTTTAGAATTACAAAACCCACATTTAGATAAATCGATTTGATTTCCAATTATTTTTAAAAAATAAAACATAAATAAAACACAAACCTTTAATCCTAAATCAGGTTTATTATTAATAATTGAAATACTTAATTTTAATGTTTTATACAAGTTATAATTTTTAATTTGTTCATCTAAACTTAATACTAATGAAGTAATAATATTTGCATATAAATACAAATTAAAATCAGTTGAAATATGATTAAAACTATTAATCAATTCTGATCTTTTTAATTTAGATAAATTAAATTTATTTTTTGATTTAAAAATCTCAAAATTTGAATATGATAAGTAGTTAATACCATATTTATTTTTACTTTTTATTTTATTAACACCTAAACAAACTAGACTAATTTTTCCATACAAATTAGAATAAATTGTAATAATTTTATCATAATCTTGAAAATCAAAACTATTTAAAACTATTCCCTTTAAGGTTTTTTCCATTAATATTGATCCTTGTTATAACCCATTTTTTTAATTAAACTAGGTGAGTTTCTTCAATTTTCTTGAACTTTTACAAATAGTTCTAAATTAATATGCTTTTTAAATAATGCTTGAATTTGTTTTTTAGATTTATATCTAATATCTGAAATTTTTACTCCATTTTTACCAATTATTATTGATTTTTGAGATTGTCTTTCAACTATAATTGCACAACTAATATTAATTTCATTTTCATTTTGTTCTAAATGCTCAACTAAAACTGCAACACTATGAGGTACTTCTTGACCAGTTTTTAATAAAATATTTTCTCTAATAATTTCTTTTATCATAAAACGATCTGATTGATCAGTTAAAATATCATCATCATAAAATTGATAATCATTATCTGATAAATTACTTACAATTAATTCTAATAATTTTTCAATATTTAAATTAGTAATTGAGCTTGTAATAATAATTTCATCAAATTGATCTTGATAATTACTTCATTCATTTGCTTTTAAAATCAATTGTTCTTTTGTAACATTATCAGCTTTAGTTATTACTAAAATTTTAAAAACATCCAAGTTTTTAATTTGTTTTAATAAAAATAAATCATTTTTTCCAATAGCTTCATCACTTGGAGCTAAAAACAAAATTACATCAACATCTTTTGTAGATTTTAAAGCACTTGTATTTAAAAATTTATCTAATTGTTTTTTTGAAGTATGCACTCCTGGAGTATCAATAAAAACAATTTGATATTGATCTTTTTTAGTTAAAATTCCTCTAATATTATTTCTTGTAGTTTGTGGTTTGTTTGTCACTATTGAAATTTTTTCTCCAATAAGTTTGTTTAATAAAGTTGATTTTCCAACATTTGGTCTTCCAATAATACTTACAAATCCAGATTTAAAATTACTCATTTTTTAATTACTTTCTAAATAATCATCTTCATTAAATTTAATTATATATTCTAAGTTATTTAGCTTTAAGATTTGATCTTGTAAGTCAAACATAATTTTTTCATCATTTAAATCTTCATGATCATAACCTAATAAGTGTAAAAACCCATGAACAAATAAAAAACCCATTTCTGAATTTAAATCGTGATTATATTTAATTGCTTTTCTTTTAGCTTCACTTAAATTAATAAACATATCACCTAATTCTCTAAAACCAATTGCTTTAATTTCATTTTCAGTCATTTCTACTGGAAAAGAAGTTACATCAGCAATATAAGAATGATTGCGATATTGTTGATTAATTTGTTGAGCTTTTAAATCATTTACAAATGTAATGCTTAACTCAATATCATAGTTAAAATTAAAATAATTATAAGCAGTTTTTAAAATTTTATTACAAAACTTTTTTCAAAAGTCCATATTAATATTAGTTTCATTAAAATAGTTGATTCTTATCATTTTTTTAATCCTTACTAATTAAATTATACTTGATATCATTACTTGTTATTATTAATGAACTATTTGAATAACTTGTAAATAATTTTAAAACTAAACTTATATCAGTTTTATTAATAATTTCAAAGTTATCATTAAATAATAAATAGCGATGATCTAAATAAAAAATTCTTAATAGTTTAATAAATTCAGTTTCTAGTTTTGTTATAGTTTCTAAATTAATAATTTTTGTCAAATTAATTTGGTACTTATTTATAAGATCTTTAATGATTTTATGAGTAAAAATATTTAAATCTGATTGATTAACAATAATGTTTTGTAAAACAGTTGAATATTTAATTTCAAGATTATCTAAATAAATAAAATGTTTATTTAAACTAAATGTTGAAATATCTTTAAGATTTATTTTATTAATTAAAATTAAAATATGATCTTTAGAATTTTTAGTTTTTATAAAAGTTTTTAAATCATATTCATTTGATAAGTAATTAATTTTTTGATCTAAATTAATATTTAAATTAGTTAAAAGATTTCTAATTTGAATATTATTAATTTGTTCTAGTTCTATATAGTTATTTGCTAATTTAAAATTATTAAATTTAATTAAAAGTTGTTTGTATTTATTAAAGTTTTGTAAAAAATAAACTAGTTTTTTTAAATCATTTGTATGAATTGCTTTAAATAAAACAATAATTAATAAAATACTAAATTCAATATAATTAAACTTTAATAAATCTCAACTTATATAATAAATCACTAATAAACTAATCTTTTCAAAAAAGTTAAATAAAATATGTAAATAATCAGTTTGATTTTTATTTAAATCTTTATTAATTAGTTCTAAACTAGTTTTTTTATCAATTAATTTTGTTTTATTTAATAAATGTGTAATTAAATTGAGATTTTGATTATTAGTTTTATTTTGATTTGTAAAAAAGTTATAAATAAAACTAATAACTAATCAAAAAAGATCAAAAACAAATAAAACTAAAAAAATAGTTTTGTTAATATAAAAAATTACAAATAAAATAACTAAACTATTAATTAGTGCACTAATTGTATTTAATAAAACATAAGTTTGATAACTACTTATAAACTCAATTTCGCTATAAGTATTTATAATATCTAGTTTGATATTTTTTTCAACTAAATAATAATAAAAAGTTTCTAGTTTTTTACTTTTGTTTTTTTGATAATACTTATTTAATAAAAACTTAGAAATTTCATTTAAAAAAATATTAATTATAAAAATTGCTAAAAAATATAAATACAAAAAATAAGAATTATTTAAATTTGTTATAGATAATGAATAAACATATAAAAACCGCATTTCTAAAATAGTTAATAAAATACTAAAAATATTTAAAATAATATAAAACAAATAAGCTAAATAAAAACTATCAAACAAAGTAAATAAATTATTATAATTAGCTTTAAATTTTTTATAATTAGAATTAAAAATTAATATATAACCTGTAAAGATTTGATAAAAATCTTTATAAGTGAATTTTTGTTTTTTTGTTTTTAAAGGGTCATAAATTATTAAATGATTATTTTGTTTTTCAACTACAACAAAATGTAATAAACCAGTTTGATTAATAACTTGAGCTAAATAAACTTTTTTATTTATTTGTTCTAAGTCATTTTCGATTTGTAAAGCTTTACAAGTTAAAAAATATTTTGAGCAAATATTTGAAATATCATAAAAACTTAACATTTCTTCAACATAATTGATTTCTAGTTTTAATCTATCTAAATCATAGTTTTGATTATAATAATAATTAATTATCATAGCTAAGCAAGCTATAGAACAATCATTATATTGTGCTTGTTTAATCAGTTTAATAAAAATCACCTCTCATATATGTATTAGAGGTGATTTTTTAAAATTAACCAAAAATTACTAAATTTTTATAAATTTCTTCTTTTTTTTCTTTTCCTAGTAGATATTCAACAATTGCTAAACTAAATAACATACTACTTCCAGCACTAGATCCAGTTATAAAATTATTATCAACAACAAATGGTTTATCTAAAACTACATTAGCTTTATCTAAATAAAAATTACAATTTGGATAATGAGTAATTGTTTTATTATCTAATAGTTTAGTTTGTCCAATTACTTGAGGAGCTGCACAAATTGAAGCAATTAATTTATTTTGTTTATTAAATTCTAAAATATTATCAATTAAAGTTTGATTATCAAATAAACTAGTAACTCCACTTCCACCAGGTAAAACCATACCATCATAATAATTAATATTTAACTCTTTTCATAATTTATTTGCTTTAATTACGATATTATGAGCACCTTTTACTTCTAGTGAATCAATTGTTGAAACCATATCAACTAAAATACCAGCTCTTTTTAAAACATCACAAGCTGTAACTGCTTCTATTTCTTCAAAACCAGGATTTAAGTACAATGCGATTTTTTTCATATTTCTCCTTTATTTAATTATACAAAAAAGAGTCTTTTGTCAAGACTCTATTCGTTTGAAACTGTTAGTAAACTAGCAGGTTTTTGTGTTCTAATTTTATTTGATGAAACAATTAATGAACCAATAAATGAAATACCAATAATTAAAAAGCTTACTATTAAAGTTCAAAAAGCAAATCCATAAGGTATTGCAAAACCTAAACTTGTAATAATTTGAATAATTAATGTGATTAAAATTCAAGTAGCTAAAGTTGAAATTGCTCACATAACTAAACTAAACACAATTGCAGTTCCAAAAGCATATTTACTAATTTTATAATTTGAATATCCTAAAGCTTTCATTAAAATCATAAACTGTTGATACTGAGTTACATAAATATCTGAAATTAACATTACTAGTAAAGCTGAAGTAATAATTACTGTAATTATTAATAACATTCCAATAGAAATAGCTATAAAAGTAATTTGATTAATTAAAGTTTTTGATGTAGCTAATAAGTTTTGATTTTTAATATTACTGATCATATCATCATCACCAGAAGCAGATGAAGCTCCATGACCATTTAAAATATAAAATCCATTATATGCAGTATCTGGAATAAAACTAATTCCACTAGTTAAATCTAATGCTTCTTCAATATTTGAATATTTAGCATTATGTCATAAAAACTGAGCTTTATCAAAAGCTTTATTTGAACTAAATAACAAGTCATTAAATTCTTTAGTGTTTTTAGTTTTATCTATATAATTTATGATTTGATTATAATCATATCTATCAAATCTTGAAATTATATTATTATAACTTTCACCAGCTTTAATTACAGTTTGTTTATTATAAAAATTATCTTTAATTCCAATTTTTTTACCAATTGAAAGATTTAATACTAAATTAATTAACCCTTGATCAGCTAAAATTAATTTCTGATTATATGAATCTAGTGTACCAACTGGTTTTATAGTAATTTTTAAATCTTTATTTTGATAATTGGTTTTTGCATCTTTTTGAATAATTGGTGTAGTTATTCCTGATATATTTTTAGTTTTTGTTGCTTGATACATTCAATATTCAGGTTTAGCTGTTAAATTACTTAAACCAGATTTATAAACATTATCAACTAATAAACTATATCTTAAATCATATGGTCTAATCATTAAAAACTTTTCACTAGTATTTTTAATATCTCAAGCTTTAATTACTGATTTTGGAACATTATTATAATCAATATCTTTTTTATATCAGTGTTCAAAAGAATTTTCTAATTCTTTATTTGTTTTTTTAGAACTAATAAAATGAATTATATGATCAGGATTTATTAAACTTTGAGGAATATATAATTGAATGTTTTTATATTGATAATAAGGTCTAATATATGAACTTAATAAATCATCAAATTGATTATTATAAATAAAATCATCAAACATATAACTATTATTTAATAAACTTCACTCTTTATTATCATAAGATGAATCATTATCAAATTTATCATTATCATATAATAGTTTTAAAGTGAATTTATTATTATCTAAATTATATGGATCTAATCATCTTATATCTTGATCACTAACTGCTTTACTATTTCTACCAGTTCTATTTTTACTAATTAGATTTTTTTGTTCAGAAGTTAATGAATTATAATATTTTGATTTAATAAAGTTTAAATCATCATAAATTCAAGCATGTTTTGGAATATTTACATATCCGTTTTTAGTATTTATAAAAAACTGTTTAGATGAAGTTGAAATATTAGAAATATCAGGATTTTTATTTAATTTATAAAAAGCGTTTGCTTGTTTATTTGGTAAAACAGGGACATTAATTGTATTTGTTTTACTATCATATAAAACAAATTGATCATTTAATTTAATATCAGTATTTTTCTTTTCTAAAAATACTTCTTGTAAAGCTAATAGTTTTTTATAATCAATAAATAAATTGTTAGCATTTTTTTGATTAATGATAAAAGCTGATTGGTTATTTGCAATACCAGTTAAACTTAGATCAGTCTTTTTTTGATTAATTGCTGTTTTAATATCAGCAATTGTAGTTAAAGTTTCATGATCTGGAATATAGTGTTGAACATTATAACCAATTGAAAATTGTTCTTTTCTTGATGGTTTTTGAATATAAGCACTAACATAAGGTGGCACTGCTTTTAAAATAGCATCAAAGATTTTTGTTTTTCAATCATCACTACTACTTGTTGATAAATCACCTACTAAAATTGAAATTGCTGTAGTTCCAGTTTTTGTAAAGTTATTAGTTAATTCTTTAAAAATTAAATCTTTTTGTTCATCAGTTCATTTAGTAGTTGTATCTTTTGGATTAACAACATTATTTTTTGAATTTAAAATCAAACCTAATATTTGATCAATAACTCCAATTGAAAATTGATTACCAACAACATTATATAAATTATTACCAAACATTTCAGTAAATAATAGATCTAATCCATTAGTATGATTTGCACTAGTTTGGTCTTTATTTTGTATTAGTTCTAATAAGGTTCAAGCTATTTTTTTATTAATTTGTTCATTATTATTATTATTAAATTTTTCAACTTTGTATAAATATTTTGGAAATGGATTGACATCATAAGAACTAGATGCATAAGCAGTTGGATCTTTATAATAAAATAATTCTTCATTATTCAAATTAGTTGATAGTATATTTTTATCTAAACTATCTTGACCAGATCAATAATTAATTGTTGGTTTTGTTAAAGGAGAATTTGAAACACCTTTTGAATAATTATATTCATTTGCATATTTAATACTTTTATAATAAGTATTTTTAATAGTAAAAGCAATTGATGGAATTGCTAAACCTGCTGAAATAAACATAGTTGAAATTCCAACAACAGTTACTAATAAAAAGATATTTTTTTTACCAGAAGAAGCTAAAGTTAAACTAAATTTAGTAGTAAACTTAGCTTTTTTAAATCAAGTTCTTTTTAATCTATTAATAAATTTAGAACTAGATCAATTTTGCTTTACAGCTAAAATATCAGCTAATTGTTTTTTAGTAATAATAATTGCACTTAATAATGAGACAATAACACCAAATAATCCAAAAATTAATAAACTAATTAATAACGAAAATGGTTCAATAGTAAATGAGTATAAAGGAATACTAAAATAATTTACAAACAATTTAACAAATACTGATTGAGTAGATAAACCAATTATTCAACCTAGTGGAACTGAAGTTAAAATAATCACTATCACATAAGCTAAATAACTAATTGAAATTTGAATAGGTGAACTTCCTAATGCTTTTAAAATTCCAATTTGTTTAGCATTAAAATAAATTGTTTTTCTAATACAAATTACTAAAGCAATAATTGCAATTAAAGAAACAACTAAAGCTGCTATTAAAGTAGCTCCTTTATAACTATTAATAGCAAGTGGAGCTATTGTTCAGTTAAATCTAAAAATAGAATGATCAAAATCTTTAATATTTAATCAAGTTGTAACTTTATTTTTTTGATCTTTTTGATATTTAATAGAATCATATAATTTAGAAATATCATTCATTTGATAAGAATTAAACAAATCAATTGAAGCATTATTTTGTTTTTTTCTTAAAAAAAATGATAAATATCCTTTTGATACTCTATTAGTA
This genomic window from Mycoplasma mycoides subsp. capri contains:
- the recO gene encoding DNA repair protein RecO, whose protein sequence is MEKTLKGIVLNSFDFQDYDKIITIYSNLYGKISLVCLGVNKIKSKNKYGINYLSYSNFEIFKSKNKFNLSKLKRSELINSFNHISTDFNLYLYANIITSLVLSLDEQIKNYNLYKTLKLSISIINNKPDLGLKVCVLFMFYFLKIIGNQIDLSKCGFCNSKINPIIAISFTNYCSSCKFCYFDDCILIDNQLSNFINSIFKNDFITNLSQEISTNNLNILTRFILNYYQDIVGTYTTSMYLLSTLIRFN
- a CDS encoding sigma-70 family RNA polymerase sigma factor, which translates into the protein MAKFNNKSELKKIASFNDFLDYTVSFASKNNNEISSEDVLEVFANIFPNASDNESEKILDVLQQKGIVFSDLIDDDIEQEELEEVEEEIEDVNLEELEELENLEDLDDLDFDLDSTSNNLDDYDENVNDDLDEFKEAKSAAIKGRKSAKSSNHMKYRVGGISNETKIQDIIKTYFYKIGQAPILTKEQEIIYAKMAVSDDPEDVQEGRNKLIESNLKLVISVARKHLNRGLDFADLIEEGNIGLMKAVDKFEYEKGFKFSTYATWWIRQAITRAIADQARTIRIPVHMVETINKLARVERQLTQELGREPNADEIANRVGEGITGDKVIEIKKLSIEPVSLEKPFGDEDDTHFGDFVEDKDMVSPNEYTEKEILKEVMDKVFEDMPPREEKVIRMRYGIVPTRLRTLLRLAQECNDSNAKELKQAIEELDIHLDTPIEKVRKFNNQIINNNLAKYDSARTLEEVGKELNVTRERIRQIEAKTIRKLKQPSPNNKSGKTLKEFYKGY
- a CDS encoding glycine--tRNA ligase, which codes for MSKSIEKMISHLKNQGFVFQGSEIYGGLANSWDYGPLGCEVKNKLKKVWWDFFVKKNPLNVGLDSSIILNSKVWKASGHIDGFNDPLIDCKNCKSRWRADKLIEEFDSSINTGIMTSAQLEDYIKQNNILCKKCQKKDFTQIRKFALMFKTNQGVLEDDSSIVYLRPETAQGIFINFKNVQRSMRKKLPFGIGQIGKSFRNEITPGNFIFRTREFEQMELEFFFDPNDQKDWFKYWLDQIELFLTKKICLDKSNYKIRENLKDELAHYALKTSDIEFNFPFGWGELWGISHRSDFDLKVHQNLSKEDLTVLKEETNQKVLANVIEPSVGVERLMLAIFWQAYTEEQLEENNSRTVLKLPYNLAPYQVAITPLSKQLNQNANQLFLDLLNDFDAVYDETGNIGKRYRRQDAIGTPFVITYDFQTLEDQKVTIRYRDTMKQERILISQLKDFLNSQFN
- a CDS encoding tRNA (adenine(22)-N(1))-methyltransferase; its protein translation is MLSFRLHQVAKLINNSTTIADIGTDHAYLPIYLVQNNKTKIAYACDINQKPLKIALKNVEKFGLTDQIFTILSNGLEFVKNKEILNIDYVTICGLGSQTILEILKNDHQKISNYIICSNTSVKNLRLWAVSHNYLIKYESFIYEDDHYYWLIEINKNKFSDHLEELEIEFGSKQFFNKNSLYISYLENEISNLTRILNQINPNNIKYLEIQNRINKIRKYIDVIR
- the dnaG gene encoding DNA primase, whose amino-acid sequence is MVYISNEKINEIISQVSIVDVISSYLHLIKKGRNYLAVCPFHNDSNPSLTISPEKRIYTCFSCKASGNVINFVKDFEHVDFLTALKTVCDKANISLDEFKNYNQPIKDLEAETIFKLNSEANNIFKTKLFSNLGIQALEYLKSRNISIEQIKKFEIGFASDKTNLVQKLLNKNYNSLDIEKANLGIITNSYTKDYFINRIIFPIKDENNQVIGFSGRSFTKDNEPKYLNTKENKIFKKSHLAYNIASALKISKSLKKIIVLEGFMDVISLSKIDINNTIALMGTSLSNYHLNLFKRHNLDVLLFLDGDDPGVQANIKISHQLLKEKINVLVIDNQTNNDPDELVNNNVKYLKQIINQPIHPVNYLIDKLWNKVDINDPNQIENFIKKVLNFIFDLNNEILVETTINKLVELTKISEQTIKNNLIELKKQSKPNNSFNKNSTTQVFKTNTQTNKVNKQQSKSKPNDFIKKEYINAERRIFISLLISDQFLDKIAANVDKMIHPDIKHATINLINLYNKKIYQGNDINKAFDLLKEYNLTGFDKKQEEIINNSLLTSIKIRESEIDDAFSKLDSYHNDTEISNLKKLLVESKNKTERFQIWNGIDTLKNKKKKR